In Harpia harpyja isolate bHarHar1 chromosome Z, bHarHar1 primary haplotype, whole genome shotgun sequence, a single window of DNA contains:
- the NFIL3 gene encoding nuclear factor interleukin-3-regulated protein — translation MQLRKMQTLKKEHGPVDTSSNVDKIMVLKSTLAEVSEELSTNEDILLTEASSGKSKSSACRRKREFIPDEKKDAMYWEKRRKNNEAAKRSREKRRLNDLVLENKLIALGEENATLKAELLSLKLKFGLISSAAYAQEIQKLSSSTTVYFQDYQSSKSNISSFVDEHEPSIVGSSCISVIKHSPQSSMSDVSEISSVEHTQPSHIQSNCRSPENKFQIIKQEPMELERETRDDRGSYKASIYPNYMGATFNVYSHSPPLLQVNRSSSNSPRTSETDDGVVGKSSDGEDEQQVPKGPIHSPVEHKNVHATVKVPEVNSSALPHKLRIKAKAMQVKVEAMDNDYDATQKLSSPIDMSSKRHFELEKHGAQNLVHSSHTPFSVQVTNIQDWSLKPELWHQKELNVKIQSGCKTGVVEIKDNIYNVSESENLYLKQGIANLSAEVASLKRLITTQQISASDSG, via the coding sequence atgcagctgagaaaaatgcaGACCCTTAAAAAGGAACACGGACCTGTTGACACAAGTAGCAATGTGGACAAAATCATGGTACTTAAGTCTACCTTAGCTGAAGTGTCTGAAGAATTGTCTACAAATGAAGATATATTACTTACTGAAGCAAGTAGCGGAAAAAGCAAATCTTCAGCTTGCCGGAGAAAGCGAGAATTCAttccagatgaaaagaaagatgCTATGTATTGGGAGAAAAGGCGGAAAAATAATGAAGCTGCCAAAAGATCTCGTGAAAAACGACGACTGAACGACCTTGTCTTAGAGAACAAACTAATTGCCCTGGGAGAGGAGAATGCCACTTTGAAGGCGGAGCTGCTTTCATTGAAGCTAAAGTTTGGTTTAATTAGTTCTGCAGCCTATGCCCAAGAGATACAGAAACTCAGTAGCTCAACAACTGTGTATTTCCAAGACTACCAGAGTTCCAAATCAAATATTAGCTCATTTGTAGATGAACATGAACCATCTATAGTTGGTAGCAGTTGTATTTCTGTCATCAAACATTCTCCTCAAAGCTCAATGTCCGATGTGTCTGAAATATCATCCGTAGAGCACACTCAACCAAGTCATATACAAAGCAACTGCAGAAGTCCTGAAAATAAATTCCAGATTATAAAACAGGAGCCCATGGAATTAGAGAGAGAGACAAGAGATGACAGAGGTTCATATAAGGCATCCATATATCCAAACTACATGGGAGCTACCTTTAATGTGTACTCAcattctcctcctctcctgcaaGTTAATAGGTCCTCCAGTAATTCCCCCAGAACGTCAGAAACTGATGATGGTGTAGTTGGAAAGTCATCTGATGGAGAAGATGAACAGCAGGTTCCTAAGGGTCCAATCCATTCCCCAGTTGAACATAAAAATGTTCATGCAACAGTTAAAGTTCCAGAAGTGAATTCTTCAGCTTTGCCTCACAAGCTTCGAATTAAAGCCAAAGCCATGCAAGTTAAAGTGGAAGCAATGGATAATGACTACGATGCAACACAGAAATTGTCATCACCCATTGACATGTCCTCAAAAAGACATTTTGAGCTTGAAAAACATGGTGCACAAAATTTGGTGCATTCTTCTCACACTCCCTTCTCGGTTCAAGTGACTAACATCCAAGACTGGTCACTTAAACCAGAACTCTGGCATCAGAAGGAACTCAATGTAAAAATTCAGAGTGGTTGCAAAACTGGAGTTGTTGAAATAAAAGACAATATCTACAATGTCTCTGAGTCAGAGAACCTGTATTTGAAGCAGGGCATAGCAAACTTATCTGCAGAGGTTGCTTCACTTAAAAGACTTATAACTACACAACAAATCTCTGCTTCAGACTCTGGTTAA